The DNA region ACCCCGCGGCGCGCCGGGCGATGATTAGTCGCCGAGTGTCGCCACCATGACCGCTTTGATGGTGTGCATGCGGTTCTCGGCCTCGTCAAAGACGATGGAGTTTGGCGATTCGAAGACCTCTTCCGTCACCTCCAGCCCCTTCAGCCCGTAAGCCATCTCGATCTCGCGGCCCACTTTGGTGTGCTCGTTGTGGAACGCGGGCAGGCAGTGCATGAACTTGACGTTCGGGTTGCCGGTGGCCTTCATCACGTCCGCATTGATCTGATACGGCTTCATCAGGCTGACGCGCTCGGCCCACGCCTCCTTCGGCTCGCCCATAGAGACCCACACGTCGGTGTAGAGGAAATCGGTCCCGCGCACGCCTTCTTCCACGTCGTCGGTGAGGGTGATGCGCGCCCCCGTCTCTTTGGCGATGGCGCGGCACTGCTCAACCAGCCCGGCTTCCGGCCAGAAGGATTTCGGTGCCACGAGGCGAATATCCATCCCCATCTTGGCCGCGCCGACCATCAGGGAGTTGCCCATGTTGTTGCGTGCGTCGCCCAGATAGGCAAAGCTCAGCTCCGGCAGGGTTTTGCCCGGCGCGTGCTCCAGCATGGTCATCAGGTCAGCCAGGATCTGCGTCGGGTGAAACTCGTCGGTCAGGCCGTTCCACACCGGCACGCCCGCGTACTCGCCCAGCTCTTCAACAATCGCCTGGCCGTAGCCGCGGTATTCGATGCCGTCGTACATGCGGCCCAGCACGCGGGCGGTGTCCTTCATCGACTCTTTATGGCCGATCTGCGAGCCGCTTGGGCCGAGGTAGGTCACCTGCGCGCCCTGGTCGAATGCGCCCACTTCGAAGGCGCAGCGGGTGCGGGTGGAGGTTTTTTCAAAGATCAGGGCGATGTTTTTCCCGATCAGGGTTTGCTTTTCGCGCCCGGCTTTTTTGGCCGCCTTCAGCTCGATGGCGAGGTCGATCAGGTACTGGATCTCCGCCGGGGTGTAGTCCAGCAGTTTCAGGAAGTTGCGGTTTTTCAGGTTGATGGTCATGTGGGAAATCCTTTTTAAATGAATGTCTAAGACCTTACCCCTCACCCCAGCCCTCTCCCCAAAGGGGAGAGGGTGTTTCAAGTCCCCTCTCCCCTTTGGGGAGAGGGTTAGGGTGAGGGGAGAGGGAGTTTAGTTACGAATCAACGTGCCTTTCTCGCCCGCCAGGATCTCCGCGCCGTCGGCCAGCGCGCCGATCCCGGCAATGCCGTTGCAGGCTTCAACAAACTCGCGGCAGGCGGCCACTTTCGGCCCCATCGATCCGGCGTCGAACTGCATGCCTCTGAGCAGCTCCGGCGTCACCTGCGCCAGCGGGCGCTGGGTTGGCTTGCCCCAGTCGAGGTAAACCGCGTCGGCATCGGTGAGGATCAGCAGGGCATCGGCCTCGATCTGCCTCGCCAGCAGGGCGGCGGAGAGGTCTTTGTCGATCACCGCCTCAATGCCGCGATAGCCGTTGGCGTTTTCCACCACCGGCACGCCGCCGCCGCCGTTGCAGATCACCAGGTGGTCGCGCTGGATCAGCGCCGTGATGGCGTCGCTCTCGACGATGCGTTTCGGCTGCGGTGACGGCACCACGCGGCGGACGTAGCTGCCGTCGGCCTTAAACACCCAGCCTTTTTCCGCGGCCAGCGTTTTTGCCTGGGCTTCGCTGTACACCGGGCCGATGTATTTGGTGGGGTTGCTGAACGCCGGGTCGGCGGCGTCCACTTCCACCTGCGTGAGCAGGACGCTCACCTCACGCTGCGGCAGGCTGTTTTTCAGCGCCTGCTGGAGCATGTAGCCGATCATTCCCTGGCTTTCGGCACCGAGAACGTCCAGCGGGTAGGGCGTCACTTTGTCGTAGGCGCTGTTCTGCAGCGCCAGCAGCCCGACCTGCGGCCCGTTGCCGTGCACCAGAACCACGCGCCACTGCGCCGTCAGCCCGGCGATGGTGCGGGCGGCCTGCTCGATGTTCTGGCGCTGGATATCCGCTTCCAGCGGCTCGCCGCGCTTGAGCAGCGCGTTGCCGCCCAGGGCCACAACCAGAGTGGGTTTTCGTTCCATGATGGCTCCTTTAAATTCCGTCGCGTTCCAGCGGGCAGCTCATGCAGCGCGCGCCGCCGCGGCCGCGTCCCAGCTCGTCGCCCGGGATGGGCAGCACGGTGATGCCCGCTTTGTCGTACTTCTCGTTGGTCCAGACGTTGCGCTCGTAGCCGATCACCACGCCCGGGCGGATGGTCAGCACGTTGTTGGCGTCGTTCCACTGCTCGCGTTCGGCCTCAAAGGCGTCGCCGCCGGTGGTGATCAGGCGCACCTGGCTAATGCCAAGCGCCTTCTCGATGGCGTGCAGCAGGTCGGCTTCCTGGGTGCGCTGCAGGCCGCCGCGCCCGTCCGGGGTGAGCGTCCAGCACTGGGCGTCCTTGCGCACCACTTCCGGGTAGACGGAGAAGGTATCCACGTCGATGTGGGTCATCACCGTGTCGAGGTGCATGCAGGAGCGGTGTTTTGGCAACTCAACGGCGATCACGCGCTCGGCCTGGCGGTGTTTGAACAGGCTGTTGGCGAGGAACTCCACGCCCTGCGGCGTCGTGCGTTCGGACATGCCGATCAATACCGCCCCGCGGCCAATGACTAATACGTCGCCGCCTTCCAGAGTGGCGTGGTCGTAATTAATATTCTCGTCGCCGAAATACTTAATAAAATCGCCGTCGGCAAACGCCGGGTGCCAGCGATATATTGCCCGAAGGTTATTCGTTTCGCGCTGACGGGCCGGTTTGGCCATTGGGTTAATGGAAACGCCGTTATAAATCCAGCAGGAGGTGTCGCGAGTAAATAAATGGTTTGGCAGCGGCTTCATAATAAAATCATTCGCCGTGTGGGTATCCACCACCATATTTTTAATGGCCGCCGGAATTTCGCCGTAGGTTAATCCGCCGCTTAATCTGCGCGCCAGCTCTCGGTGCGGCATATCCGCCAGCCAGCCGCGCACGTCGCCGGCAAAGGTTGGGCCGAGGCGGTAGTCGGAGATTTGAGTATCCAGCAGCCAGGCTTTCGCTTCTGCAATATCAAGGGCTTGTGTCAGAAGGTCGGTCAACAGCAGGACTTCCACACCCTGCTCGCGCAGCGTGTTTGCGAAGATGTCATGCTCCTCACCCGCCCGTTCAACCGAGAGCACGTCATCAAAAAGCAGCTCCTGACAATTCGATGGCGTTAAGCGTTTCAGGCTTAAATTTGGGCGGTGCAGCATAACGCTACGCAATTGACCAATTTCAGAACCGACGTAATGCTTTTCCATAATTATTCCTTTAACTGTTTTTCAGAATAAAAAGGGCATGCGCCATGTGATGTATTTAATTGCATGGCGGCTAAGCTCAATTGATTTCGAGGTTCATACTAGGCGGTTAAATAATGATTATTGTGATGCAGTTCACGCGAAAATGGATATTGAGGGGTTTGTTTTCATTTGCATGATTCGCATCAGATAATGATTAATTTCATATTATTGAAGGGTGAATAGCTAAGCAGGATCCGGTGGCATTATTCGAGGTTGTTATTATTTTGTAGATTTTAATATCTTGAAATATGATCCTATGTTGCTGATTTTTAATCATAAAAATAATGTATAAGAATGGCTATGCAATTAAGGTAATTAACTATTTTTGACTTAAGAAAAATCAATAAATAATTATGGGTTTTTAGAGCAAATTATCAAAATAACAAAGTGTGAGACGGCAGGGGTTTTTGTTAATTAAAGCGCATTATCAAGGGCTTAGAGCGATCTCGCGACACGCGTTTATTAAGGTTATGCATAACCTCTGCATAATTGCCCGGGCAGGATTAACAGAAAACTAACATCTTTCTCGATAAACATGCGCTCGCGCAAACCTCTTCCAAAAAGGGCTGGTATGGCAGCCTGGATTCTCGTATAAGAGATGAAAATGAAACGTTGTTTTATATCGAGGGTTTTCGCATGATCATTGGCAACATCCACCATCTCCAGCCCTGGCTGCCCGACGCGCTGCGCCAGGCGATTGAGCACATCAAAAGCCACGTCACCGACGCAACGCCGACCGGTAAGCATGATATCGACGGCAACAGTCTGTTTTATCTGGTCTCTGAAGACATGACTCAGCCGTTTGCCGAGCGCCGCGCCGAGTACCACGCGCGCTATCTGGATATCCAGATCGTGATGAAGGGCCAGGAGGGGATGACCTTCAGCACCCTGCCGCACGGCACGCCGGACACCGACTGGCTGGCGGACAAAGACATCGCGTTCCTGCCGGAAGGCGAGCAGGAGAAAACCGTGGTGCTGAGCGAAGGGGATTTCGTGGTGTTCTGGCCGGGCGAAGTGCACAATCCGCTGTGCGCGGTGGGGACGCCTGCTAGGGTACGTAAGGTCGTGGTGAAGATGCTGGTGGCAAGTTAAAAGCAAAAACGACAACAGTGTTGTCGTTTTTTAGTGTTTGCTCCCTCTCCCCGTGGGAGAGGGCCGGGTTGAGGGGACCAGCGCGCAGAGGACCCAATCACTCCCCAAGCGTCGCCACCATCACCGCCTTGATCGTATGCATCCGGTTTTCCGCCTGGTCGAACACGATGCTCGCCGCTGACTCAAACACCTCGTCCGTCACCTCCATCCCGCCGTGCAGGTCGAACTCCTTCGCCATCTGCTTGCCGAGCGTGGTCTGGTCGTCATGGAACGCCGGCAGACAGTGCAGGAACTTGACGTTCGGGTTGCCGGTCAGCGCCATCATCTGCGCGTTCACCTGATACCCGCGCAGCAGCGCAATCCGCTCCGCCCACTTCTCTTTGGCTTCGCCCATCGACACCCAGACGTCGGTATAGATAAAGTCCGCGCCCTTCACGCCCGCCGCCACGTCTTCCGTCAGGGTGATTTTGCCGCCGTGCTTCTGGGCCAGCGCGCTGCACTCCGCCACCAGGCTCTCTTCCGGCCAGCAGGCTTTCGGGGCCACCAGGCGCAGATCCAGCCCGGTCAGCGCCGCCGCTTCCAGCATCGAGTTGCCCATGTTGTTGCGCGCGTCGCCCGCGTAGACCAGCGTCATCTCGCTAAACGCTTTGCCCGGCAGGTGCTCCTGCATGGTCAGCAGGTCCGCCAGCAGCTGCGTCGGGTGGAACTCGTTGGTCAGCCCGTTCCACACCGGCACGCCAGCGTACTGCGCCAGCGTTTCGACGACTTCCTGGCCGTGGCCGCGATACTGAATGCCGTCGTACATCCGCCCGAGCACCCGCGCGGTATCCTTAATTGACTCTTTATGCCCAATCTGGCTGCCGCTCGGCCCTAAGTACGTGACGCGTGCGCCCTGGTCAAATGCGGCAACTTCGAAAGAGCAACGTGTACGGGTCGAGTCTTTTTCGAAGATGAGCGCGATGTTTTTACCGGTAAGCTTTTGTACTTCCTTGCCCTTTTTTTTATCGGCTTTGAGCTGTGCGGCAAGGGTCAGCAGAGAAGTGAACTGTGCAGGGGTAAAGTCGAGCAGTTTCAGAAAGTGTTTTTTGTACAAATCGGACATTTTATCCTCACATGGCGAACGCCACTTGTTGAATTAAAATTCACTTTATATGTGTAATTATTCATTTGCAACCCCGTTTCACAAATCTTTCCAACAAAGGTGGAGGCAAACCCGTCCGTGTGTGAAAATAGAAGTATCTGCCGCACTTTAAAGAGGATTGAGCCATGGCAAACCCGGAACACCTGGAAGAGCAACGCGAAGAGACGCGTCTGATTATTGAAGAGCTGCTGGAAGACGGTAGCGATCCGGACGCGCTGTACACCATCGAGCACCATTTCTCTGCGGATGATTTCGACGCGCTGGAAAAAATGGCCGTGGAAGCCTTCAAGCTGGGTTACGAAGTGACCGAGCCGGAAGAGCTGGAAGTGGAAGAGGGCGACACCGTCATCTGCTGCGACATCCTGAGCGAAGGCGCGCTGAAGGCGGAGCTGATCGATGCGCAGGTAGAACAGCTGATGAACCTGGCCGAGAAGTTTGACGTGGAATACGACGGCTGGGGAACCTACTTCGAAGATCCGAACGGTGAAGACGGCGAAGAAGGCGACGACGAAGATTACGTCGACGAAGACGACGACGGCGTGCGTCACTAAGCGTTTCTGGCGGTGGCCCGCGCCACCGCTTTTTCAAGGCAGAACCATGGATTACCCGCAGATACTCGCCCCCGTACTCAACTTCCTCCAGTGCCCGACCCCGCAAGCATGGATTGATAAAGCCCGCGACCCGGCGAATCTGCCGCTGCTGCTCACCGACCACATGGTGTGCGAGCTCAAGGCCGCCCAGACCGCGCTATTACTGGTGCGTAAATACGTTGCCGACGAAAGCGGTGCCGACGTGCTGCTCAACTGGCTCAAGCCCTACGAACAGTTCACCTTCCGCGACGGCCCGGATCCGGACTTCATCGCCCTGCACAGGCAGATTGGCAAAAGCGTGATGCCCAAAACCGACGACCCGTGGGGCCAGGCGCTCATCGACAGCATGGTGCTGCTTATCAAAGAAGAGCTTCACCACTTCTGGCAGGTGCGCGAGGCGATGCTGGCCCGCGACATTCCGTACGTCAAAATTACCGCCAGCCGCTACGCCAAAGGGATGCTTAAAGAAGTGCGCACCCACGAACCGCTGACGCTGATCGACAAGCTCATCTGCGGCGCCTACATCGAAGCCCGCTCCTGCGAACGCTTCGCCGCGCTGGCTCCGTTCCTCGACGACGACCTGCAGAAGTTCTATCTCTCGCTGCTGCGCTCGGAAGCGCGCCATTATCAGGACTACCTGACGCTGGCTCAGCAGGTGAGCGACGACGATATCTCACCGCGCATACAGCTTTTTGGCGAAATTGAAGCCACACTTATCTCGACACCGGACCACGAGTTTCGCTTCCACAGCGGCGTGCCGGTGTAAACCGGCACAACTCAAGGATAAGGATGCGAGATGAATAAAACGTGGACCCGTAGTGTGATTGTCGTCGTCGCGGCTGCCGCCGTGGCGTTCTGGGTGTTCTTCGACAGGCAGCCTGCGCCGGAACAGCAGATGGATGCTGCCCTTAACGCGATGCCCGCCTGGCAGGTGATTAAGGAGCAGGAGCCCGCGCTGCACCAGCGCATCCTCGACCAGATGGCCGCCCTGCAAAAAGCGGGCGAGCCGGAGCAGCAGATTATCGACACCATCCAGCCGCAGATCCTGCATCTGCAGATGTCGCGCCTGCAGAACGCCCCGGACGCCAACGTGGTGAACTACATGACCATCAACATGGAGCAGACCGCCGCCATCCAGAAGGTGAGCGACGACGCCTGCTTCCGCTTCCTCTACCCGGCGGTGAAGGGCGGCGTGAACCCGATGCGCATGCTGGATAAAGACCTGATGGCGCGGCGCATGCAGGCCGACGCCGACATGATGCGCGCGGCCTACGGCAAAAACCGCCACACCGTGACGCAGGCCGAGCGCGAGGCGGCCGTCGAGGACGTGCGGCCGATTATGAAGGCGCTTGCCGATAAGTACGGCGAGGACATCCAGTTGCTGCAGATGCCGGAGAAGGCGGCGGGCAAAGAGAAGCTCTCCTGCGATATGGTGCAGGAGATGTGGGCCAAGGTGCTGGCGCTGCCGGAGCAGAAGGCGGCAGGGGTGATTCGGCTGGCGGTGTCTGAGCTGGACTGACGAAGGGCGCTGGTTTTTTGGGCACTTAGCGCGGGTTTCGCGCGTCGTCGCTTGCATGGCGGCGCGCGACAGGTATAATCCACAACGTTTCCGCATCCCCTTCAGTGCCGAAGTGGCGAAATCGGTAGACGCAGTTGATTCAAAATCAACCGTAGAAATACGTGCCGGTTCGAGTCCGGCCTTCGGCACCATTAACACTTCTTTTGACGTTTCCTGAAGTCTTCAAACCCAGAAAAAAACCTTAAAAACAAGAAAGTTACCGTATTTAATGGTCTTTGTTGGTCTCTTGTGGTCTACCCTCTTTTGGGGGCATAATCGGGGGCATGTCAATTCGATCAGGATTTGTGCCCCCAAAATGAAACTCAATGCTCGCCAGATAGAGACCGCAAAGCCGAAAGAGAAAGCCTATAAAATGGCTGATGGAGGCGGCTTATATCTTGAAGTCTCCCCAAAAGGTTCCAAGTATTGGCGCATGAAATATCGCCGCCCATCTGACAAAAAGGAAGATCGGCTCGCTTTTGGTGTATACCCGACGATCACTTTGGCTGAGGCTCGGGGTAAGCGCGATGCAGCAAAGAAATTGTTGTCTCAGGGCATTGACCCCAAAGCTGAGCAAAAGGGGGCACAAGCTGAAATTGAGGGGGCATATTTATTTGAAACTATCGCAAGGCAATGGCACGCAAGTAACCTAACTTGGAGCGAAGATCATAGCCGTCGCGTTCTGCTGACGCTTGAGCAGTATATTTTCCCCTCGATAGGTCAAATTGACGCCAGAACGTTGAGAACCAGCCAGCTTCTCAATCCGATCAAAGCTGTTGATGCGGCAGGTAAACATGATGTTGCGCAGCGACTGATGCAGCGCGTAACCGCAATTATGCGTTTCGGTGTGCAGAATGACCTTCTTGAATCAAATCCTGCCAGTGATATGGCTGGAGCGCTTTTAAGCGTTAAGGCAACCCATCACCCAGCACTACCCCCAAAAAGAATCCCTGAGTTTCTTGAAAGACTATCACGCTATAAAGGGCGACTAATGACACGGCTTGCCGTTGAATTAACGCTACTCACATTTATTCGTTCAAGTGAGATGCGTTTTGCTCGCTGGAGTGAGGTTAACTTTGAACGAAGCGAGTGGACGATACCCGGAATTCGTAAGCCTATTCCCGGCGTAAAACACTCTGAGCGTGGGATGAAGATGAAAACTGAACATATTGTTCCGCTTAGCAAACAAGCATTTGATATTTTTAAACGTTTACATGCCTTGAGCGGTAAAGGCGAGGTTATATTTCCCAGCGATCATGATCCTAAAAAAGTAATGAGTGAAAATACTGTAAATAGCGCCTTACGTGTAATGGGATATGATACGAAGACAGAAGTATGTGGGCATGGTTTTAGAACTATGGCGCGTGGTGCGCTAAGTGAGTCGAAACTATGGAATGATGATGCCATTGAAAGACAACTAAGTCACGTTGAACGAAAAAACGTGAAAGGTTCATATATGCATACTTCTGAATATCTTGAAGAAAGAAGATTAATGCTGCAATGGTGGGCTGATTACATTGATGCTAACAAGAATGGATCTATCACACCATATGATTTTGCGCGTGTGCATGGAAAATAATTACCATTGTGGTACTGAGGAGAGATTCAAATGAATAACACTCAATCTGATAATAATTTATTTTATTTTAATAGGTTAACGTACATTACGCCGCACGAAGTGGCGCTTGCTATGAATGGTTTTGACTATGATACCGAAAATGATGAATTGACTGATATTCAATTAAAAGAGGTTATTCGGTTAAGAAAGGCAATAACCAGAAATCTACAATTAATTAATGAATATAAAAACATATCCGCCACGCAAAAAGTGGAGGCGAATTTAGTATTAACTGCCGCTTATATCTTTCAGAGGGAGGATATTGTACCTCCTGAAATTAAGGAAAGAATTGAGAACGCATTGCAACAACAAGTAAAAAATAAAGATTGGGGCGATATTTTAATGATGCTAGGAGGAAGTGAATTATATGAGGTTGGTAAAAAGTTAAGGAGTAATGGCAGAGGGCAGTACAGAAAAGATGATGAGGATAATTATAGTTGTAAATTAATTTACTTACTAATTGAGTTGCTTAAGAAATATGGAAAGGGAAACTATAGCGATAATAGTGTTATATATAATGATATTGTTTCTTTTTGTAATGAGAATGAGATTCTATTGAAAGGGGTTAAAAAAGCTACGTTTTATAAGAAAATAAAGCTGGGGAAAGACATTATAAAATACGGAGAGTGAATTTATTATTACTATCTGTATATCTCTCATTAGAAGGGGCTACAAGAGGCTCTAAGGGGCTATAAAGGGTAATACAGTGTAATACTGTGGTAATCCCTGACTAATATGAATCGATAAAACGCAATAATACCTTCTAACGTATGATTTGTTTGTGCTGCAATACTATCTATATGAATTTTATTGATTTTATTTTGTTTTACGTTTTCCTCTTCTCGTGTTCTTTCATATGAACATTATTTCTTTTTTCAGTAGAAACTATCATGTTTCAGTAGAATCAGTGTTTGTATTAATAGATTCCATTATCACTAGAATCACTTTTTTTCAGTGTTTAAAGTCACCGTGAACTTAAGTAGAATACGGAGTAACAAGATGGAATATGCAAACAATCTTTCAGATAATCAGACTCTTATTTCAGCAAAAGAAGTGTTAAGACGCGTTCAGCGTAGCAAGGCATGGCTTTACAAACAGCTTTCAAATAATACATTTCCCCGTCCAGTAAAAATAGGAACTCGTGCAATTTCATTTGTTGAAAGCGAAGTCGATCACTGGATTCAAGAGCAAATATATGCCTCTCGTGGTGAACGGCATGAAAATAACTAATAAAAAAGCCCGACATATTGAGTTTGTGGGCTTAAAAATATTGTCGCTTACTGAAATTAGCATGGAGCCTGAGAGAACGTTTGTTAGCTTCTCTATTCAGCCTCCTTGCTCTGGCTTAACTTTCCTGCGCTGGCGGCGTTTGATCTCACTTTGCATGGATGTAATGATGAATTGTGACGTACTTTCGTCCTCTTCTTTCACCATTTCCATCGCTTCAACTACATCATGTGGCACTCGTGCCTTTAAGGCTTGTGATTTAGCATTCTTTGTACCGGTAGCCATTACTGAATCTCCGTATGTTTGGTGGGCCACAGTATACACGGGAAAAGAACAAAGAAAAGCATTGACGTGGGCCACACCTAATATTTATAGTGGGCCACACCTTGGGTGTTCTGGGGTGAAAAAGGCGAAGCCCGGCAGTGCAGCAACACTAACCGGGCCTCTGACCAATCCGCTGTATGAGGAAACGAAGATGGCTAAACAGAAGTGTACCTGGTTATTTGCTGCGATCAACCGCAGTCAACGCAATGCCCGTCCTGTGATGTTAAGGATCACCGCAGATAACGAGCGCTCAGCGCGGCGCAGACTGGCCCCGGACTACGTGCTGAGCTTTGCCGGTCGCATTCCCTGCGGAGGTGAACATGCGTAATTATCCGCAACCCGGCGAACGCTGGCAGCATGAACGTGGCTGGTCCATCACAATCATCCGATTAATTGAAGCCTCGCCCTCCGTGGCGCTGGTTAATCCTGAATTCAGCTGTGAAGTGCTGATACGTCATGACAGCGACAACCAGCTTTCTTCCTGCCCTCTGGCATGGTTTGAACAGCGGTATACACGCCTGTTTGATGCGCCACTTATCAAACCTTCGCCAGCTCCGGCGGGTGGTAGTGGTTCCGGCCCGCTGAAGCTGCATTCGTCTGTGGTATTTACCCGCTGGCGGGAGCGCAGCATTCGGCATTCTGCTGAACCTGACGACAGTCACTATTCAAAGTTTCTCTGACAAAACACCGCTGAAAACGGAGTAATCCAAGATGAATATTTCAAACGGGCACAACGGTGCTCAGGGCCACGCTTTGCCTGAAAAACACAATAGCGGTGCTTTTGCGTATGGGTTGTCAGAGGACGGTTTCGGAAAGCTGGACCGCGCCAGAAAGGCCTGCGACATGCTGCAGCTTCTCTTTTCTGAATACCCCTCGCAGGGCGGAACTCTGGATGCAGACTGTGCGCCAGGTGTCGCCGCGCTGATGGAGTACCTGCGGGCGGATTTGACGGATATTGCACACAGTTGCGCACTGATTGAAGGAGGTGCCAAATGAACCAGCCGCAGGTTTCCATTTTCCCGGCAGAAATGACTACCGCGCTGTACCGGCGGGCTATTGCATCGGCATGGCGGCAGAAAACTCTGAACGAAACCGGCAGCGATCAGTATGGTCCGCACAGCCTGACGGTTGAGCGTATTGAAATGGCCATTGCGCTGCATATCGAATGCGCACTGATTAACGAGTACGGCGAAGCACAGGGAGCCGCTGCTGCGCTGGCACTGCTGACCGACATGCTGGAGCCGTCACTGCTGACCGCGCCGCCGGTACTGACCGCGCGCGGCTCTGAAGTGATGGCGGAGCTGTACCGCACGCTTCCGGCGGCCTTTGATGACTTCTGCAGCACAGGTGTGGCGCTGTATCAGGGGGAAGTATGACAACACAGACGGTTACGCAGATTTCAGCCGCCGCGCGGGGGAAATGGCCCGTTATTCTGCATATGCTGCGTATTGATGTACCTGAAAATGGCAGGCACGGTCCCTGCCCGAAATGTGGGGGCAAGGATCGTTTTCGCCTCGATGACCTTGACGGGCGCGGGACGTGGATTTGCAGCCAGTGCGGCAATGGTGACGGTCTGGATCTGGTTAAGCTCATGACCGGTTACGGCGTCAGAAAGGCCGCGCAGGAGGTGGCGCAGGTGCTTAATGTGCCGGATGTGCAGGAACTGTCTGTTAAGCCTGCCAGGCAAAAAGCCCCTAAACGTGACATGAGCCTTACCGTTGCGACGCTGATGAAAGAGAGCCACACGGGAGAAAGCCCCTATCTGACCGGAAA from Enterobacter chengduensis includes:
- a CDS encoding YlcI/YnfO family protein, coding for MATGTKNAKSQALKARVPHDVVEAMEMVKEEDESTSQFIITSMQSEIKRRQRRKVKPEQGG
- a CDS encoding host cell division inhibitor Icd-like protein, coding for MAKQKCTWLFAAINRSQRNARPVMLRITADNERSARRRLAPDYVLSFAGRIPCGGEHA
- a CDS encoding DUF5375 family protein, which codes for MNQPQVSIFPAEMTTALYRRAIASAWRQKTLNETGSDQYGPHSLTVERIEMAIALHIECALINEYGEAQGAAAALALLTDMLEPSLLTAPPVLTARGSEVMAELYRTLPAAFDDFCSTGVALYQGEV